The genomic interval CTGGAACTGAAGGATCTCTCGGCCCGTTTTCGCATCCAGCGGGATGAAGCCATGGCTCTGGTCTTTCCCTTAAGTCCCGATCGAGCCGCCTATACGCATAAGGAAGCGGGCAATCCCGTCTTGGGAACCTTACAGATGTTCGGTGAATCCTTTGCGTTAAATTCTGATACCTGCCTTGGTGCTTCCGATTGGACGCGCAGTTTTTGCAACTACATCACCGCCTGGACCTTTGCCTGCTTCGGCGGGCGGGACGGGAAGGGAACGCGCATCGGCCTGAATCTTTCCGGTCTGATCTATGATGATGCTCACGGAACGAGTCAGGAGAATACGGTTTGGATTGATGGAAAAAGCCATAGGGTGGGCGCCACGCGTTTTCTTTTGCCGGAGACGAAGCAGCTTGCGAAGGAACGCTGGCGCATGGAGGCCGCGCAGACGTCACCGGGAGTCAGGCTGGAGCTGGAATTCGAGCCCATAGGCGCGCGCCGTGAGCATGTTTCGCTGGGACTTTTGGCTTCCAAATTCACGCAGGCTTTTGGTTATTACTCAGGAAGCATCACCGTGGACGGGCAGACCTATCACGTGCATCGAATCTTTGGAGTGGCCGAGAAACACTACTCCAGGTGGTAGAACAAGGGGGAATGGGACGATGAATAATTTTTGGATGTTTTGGGGTGGCACCAGTGCGGTGCTGATCGGAACCTTTTGGGCGGGCGTGGGCGTTTACACGCTTATGGATCGCAAGAAATGGGCAGCGCGGTTTAAGATTCAGGCGAATCGCTATGCAGCGGACAAGCAGGTGAAAAAAGCTGCGCGGGTCATACT from Oligoflexus sp. carries:
- a CDS encoding DUF2804 domain-containing protein produces the protein MTAFRTAVVDAQGRFDFGRFTEPFFSANLADAHLGDYVLGLRQPTRWNTWLRALRLKEWHFLSLDHTDIFLAFAVAQLGYVSNLFAYAVDKRTGKIYEWGARLPLGRGLSFGSSSIEGRTVWRSRGCALDIVNEKTAWDVKLELKDLSARFRIQRDEAMALVFPLSPDRAAYTHKEAGNPVLGTLQMFGESFALNSDTCLGASDWTRSFCNYITAWTFACFGGRDGKGTRIGLNLSGLIYDDAHGTSQENTVWIDGKSHRVGATRFLLPETKQLAKERWRMEAAQTSPGVRLELEFEPIGARREHVSLGLLASKFTQAFGYYSGSITVDGQTYHVHRIFGVAEKHYSRW